CGGTTCGCTTCAGAAAGCTTCGTTTTATGGACGAGTTCCAATACCGGCTTCGCTATGATCCGAACAAACAGGCCTATTGGGATACCTGCCGGACAACGATTCAAAGCATTCAGCGCCACTTTCGAAATGACAACCGCGTGCTTGGCGGCCTCATGATCGACGAGCCCGAATATACGACTTGGAAGGATTTCGGGTATTTCAGGGATAGCGTAGAGAGTTGGATCGGCAACGACCGGATGATGACCTTCGCCAATTTCAAGCGGTTCAGCCCTTATTTTACGGATAGATCGCTTGATTCCACGCGAAACCCCATCAATATGTTCGATAACTATACTTTCAAGTATTACACTTCGACTGCGTCATATGATCCCGAAGACTCAACATCTCTCCAGTATGCATTAGATTTGTTGATTGATTATGATCATCCCGACGGATATGTGAATAATGATCATGCCGGGTTTCGCACCGGAGCGGAAGCCGCGGCAGAGCGAGGTATCCCTTTCTGGTTCTGTATGCAGACACAAGGCGAACTTTCCAATTTGATGCGAGAGCCTACGCCAGCCGAAATCCTCTGCGAGGGCTTTCTGGCAATGTCATTTGGCGTCAAAGGATTCATGTATTACCATTACTTTCCCTATTATAATAATGGATTCACGTCTCTTCCCGATTGCACCTGGATTGACCGACCAGCATGGCGTGGCGCTGTCAGTCGGGGGTTGACTGATCTATGGCAATCATCGCAGGACTCTACCATTGAATCAATAGGGGATCTCAATGATGCAGTAGGGAACAATGGCGTTCTCGTCCCAAATGCAAAATGGTATGCTGTGAAGGAGTTCATCGACTATGTTCGACTATACGAGCCGATATATGCAAACATGCGCTTTGGCAGTTCGGAGTGTGCCGCGGATGAACCTTCAGTTGACTATGTAACCATTGACTCGGCATACATAGGTCCTCTTCCACCTGAGGACCACTACGAAAGTGATGCACCGGATGAGACTTACGTCCAGATTGGGGTATTCCAGCCATCATTTCCCAATTCTCGCTATTTCATGTTGGTCAATAGAAGATGCGCAGCGGACGAAGGGCGCTGGATCAGCATTACATTGGACGGAGATGCTCTATCTTTTTATTCTGTAAGTGCACTCACCCCCACGCAGGCATCGATGGTATCTCAGGGATTTGGTGAGCGGCACTTCAACTATTACCTGCCTCCAGGGACGGGACGCTTGTTTGCAATATGGGGCAGCCCACCCGATACACTCCTTGACAACGATTACTCCATACGGGGAGATTTTCTTGTGAACCGTCCCATGGTTGTAACTTCAACGGGCACGCTCACTATACTACCCGGTTCCCGAATGATATTCGATGATATGGGTACGATATCGGTTTATGGCAAGTTGCGCGCCGCTGGAAAATCTGACTCGCTGGGTGATTCAACCATAACTTTTCTATCACTGACAAGCGCTCGCTCTGGTCTCATCACTCTCACCGGCTCCGCCACTGACACGCTCGCCTACTGCAAGTTCACCCACCTCGACAAAGGGCTGAAGATCGTCAAGGACACCGGTAAGAAGGCGGTCATCGACCACTGCGAATTCTCCTATAACGCCAGCGAAGGGCTCTATGTGTCGGGCGGGGAGGTGAAGGTCACCGCCTCGGCCTTCCGCGAGAACGGCGGCGACGGCGCCTATCTCTATAACTGCAAAGCGACGCTCGACAGCCTCACCGTCAGTCGCAACGAGAAAAACGGACTCTACCTCTATTCCGTCAATTCAAGTTCGACGCTGAAGCATTCCACCTTCGCCATTAATGGCCGCGGCGCGGACGAATCGCCAGACGCCAACCTCCGCATTTACAACTGCTCGCCGACCTTGGAGCGCAACAGCATCATGGACGGCGCGGAGTTTGGCATCTACGGTGTGAACGGCTCCTACCCGGTGATGACCAACAGCACTACCGCCGCCAACACCATCGGCTCGAACGCCTCGCAC
The Calditrichota bacterium DNA segment above includes these coding regions:
- a CDS encoding right-handed parallel beta-helix repeat-containing protein, whose translation is MKPQNSLLIGTIITLVVAMTLSSSAQRIVHVPFNTPRDSYLKTYGNDQIVNREYYYPQIDSMGATHAHEWHYAADSTDHDSLLQQNHLALFTIPGVSSETFRVHEAMFPQRNFEDEFWPRPQGDKYENDFIRLDTALGTAVRSAPPANVLLYFQCDTGIHNPGHMFFEDSLMLDFGGLYQRKYGVWLEIFKVDNDNSNTVVCSLRVNDPGLPGQGAVNTTFIIRANDLIFDDWSYAGGFINTFFMCAKDTSEVRVSLYWTDQVSVRFRKLRFMDEFQYRLRYDPNKQAYWDTCRTTIQSIQRHFRNDNRVLGGLMIDEPEYTTWKDFGYFRDSVESWIGNDRMMTFANFKRFSPYFTDRSLDSTRNPINMFDNYTFKYYTSTASYDPEDSTSLQYALDLLIDYDHPDGYVNNDHAGFRTGAEAAAERGIPFWFCMQTQGELSNLMREPTPAEILCEGFLAMSFGVKGFMYYHYFPYYNNGFTSLPDCTWIDRPAWRGAVSRGLTDLWQSSQDSTIESIGDLNDAVGNNGVLVPNAKWYAVKEFIDYVRLYEPIYANMRFGSSECAADEPSVDYVTIDSAYIGPLPPEDHYESDAPDETYVQIGVFQPSFPNSRYFMLVNRRCAADEGRWISITLDGDALSFYSVSALTPTQASMVSQGFGERHFNYYLPPGTGRLFAIWGSPPDTLLDNDYSIRGDFLVNRPMVVTSTGTLTILPGSRMIFDDMGTISVYGKLRAAGKSDSLGDSTITFLSLTSARSGLITLTGSATDTLAYCKFTHLDKGLKIVKDTGKKAVIDHCEFSYNASEGLYVSGGEVKVTASAFRENGGDGAYLYNCKATLDSLTVSRNEKNGLYLYSVNSSSTLKHSTFAINGRGADESPDANLRIYNCSPTLERNSIMDGAEFGIYGVNGSYPVMTNSTTAANTIGSNASHETYWNASYPYIDYGHNNFDVADDTLIYIENLSLGTFYARGNYWGGGEPNTGGTQGSISYYGPGTFSYLPYDGDLQQRVGNEDPVDLKGGGRQGFGIDDDDDAQDALRLALEMEAGRPVDALDAYRQIIRRWGGSPAAPLAVERMLWLVRNLYEGDVRRGELGRIGNYFQWLADTSRSRALAWKARRAALWALAAQHRYDEAIAGFEAIIDNADCRADSVFAVIDAGTLHLEAQEWAQ